In Ischnura elegans chromosome 6, ioIscEleg1.1, whole genome shotgun sequence, one genomic interval encodes:
- the LOC124160541 gene encoding transmembrane protein 242: protein MDSRSLTATAVEGNKMDSDVKQPEKDKAFRLKAAIFLSSVTGLSMLVGFGTTLAAAKKRDPAFFNRGLIPTRELPVSGSALAMKALGIGTLYAFTGCGILFYSIWKIMGVNDLYEFRMKVGSFLPRVPKNDPPQSRVEFEGLTDLLKYISEENSPDVKVAQSD from the exons ATGGACAGTAGATCTTTAACCGCCACCGCCGTTGAAGGAAACAAAATGGATAGTGATGTAAAACAGCCTGAAAAGGACAAAGCATTTCGGCTAAAAG CTGCTATTTTCCTATCATCAGTAACCGGATTATCAATGTTAGTGGGCTTTGGGACTACTCTAGCAGCAGCCAAGAAAAGGGACCCAGCATTTTTTAACAGAGGACTTATTCCCACGAGAGAACTTCCTGTGAGTGGCTCTGCTTTAGCAATGAAAGCATTAGGAATAGGAACATTATACGCGTTCACGGGATgcggtattttattttattccatttggaAAATAATGGGTGTTAATGAT CTTTACGAGTTCAGGATGAAGGTTGGATCCTTTCTACCAAGAGTACCAAAGAATGACCCACCCCAGAGTAGGGTGGAATTTGAAGGTCTTACCGATTTATTAAAGTATATCAGTGAAGAAAATAGTCCAGATGTTAAAGTAGCACAAAGTGATTGA